From Coturnix japonica isolate 7356 chromosome 1, Coturnix japonica 2.1, whole genome shotgun sequence, the proteins below share one genomic window:
- the NUP50 gene encoding nuclear pore complex protein Nup50, whose amino-acid sequence MAKRIAEKELTDRNWDQEDEAEEVGTFSVASEEVLKNRAIKKAKRQNVASEPESRGAFKGFKGFVLPSGKEGGGFSGFGNGAGIKPLEGLSNGNSSIFSTPFSGLKTTSETKSAFGSPVSNGPTTTTLTEKAAASPKTNGGSQPSSSGYTQSKVCSSSVYHKQLAALNCSVRDWIVKHVNTNPLCDLTPIFRDYEKYLATIEQQHGNSSDSGSENESNKTPGTQPASTFGNSKLQQGSTFLFNNKTEDASDKKTEAASEKSDPSIGATSTVSFNIGKSGHSEGLSSFGSGTRSSFSFSPGNSGLFGKDANQAKSVTVVSTNASEAQTESGNSEDKGGEEEEEEPPKVIVNEIKEDDAFYSKKCKLFYKKDNEFKEKGVGTLHLKPAGNEKTQLLVRADTNLGNILLNVLIPPKMPCTRTGKNNVLIVCVPNPPIDENNPTVPVPMLIRVKTSEDADELHKILLEKKAA is encoded by the exons ATGGCAAAGAGAATTGCAGAAAAGGAACTGACCGACAGAAACTGGGATCAAGAAGACGAAGCTGAGGAG GTGGGAACCTTCTCAGTGGCTAGCGAGGAAGTCCTGAAGAACAGAgctattaaaaaagcaaagcgTCAGAATGTTGCATCAGAG CCTGAAAGTAGAGGAGCGTTTAAAGGGTTTAAAGGCTTTGTATTGCCTTCTGGAAAAGAAGGAGGTGGCTTCAGCGGATTTGGTAATGGTGCAGGAATAAAGCCTTTAGAAGGCCTGTCTAATGGAAACAGTAGTATCTTCAGTACTCCTTTCAGTGGTTTAAAGAcaacatctgaaacaaaatctgcttttg gaTCCCCTGTGTCAAATGGTCCGACTACAACCACACTTACTGAGAAGGCGGCTGCAAGCCCAAAAACCAATGGTGGCAGCCAACCATCATCATCTGGCTATACTCAGAGCAAAGTCTGTAGCTCTAGTGTTTATCACAAACAGCTAGCAGCTCTAAACTGTTCTGTGCGTGACTGGATAGTTAAGCATGTAAACACAAACCCACTATGTGATCTGACACCTATCTTTAGAGACTATGAGAAGTATTTAGCAACTATCGAACAGCAGCATGGAAACAGTAGTGATAGTGGCTCTGAAAACGAAAGCAACAAGACACCTGGCACACAGCCTGCTTCCACATTCGGGAATTCAAAGCTACAGCAAGGATCAACTTTTCTATTTAACAACAAAACTGAGGATGCCTCTgacaaaaaaacagaagctgcatCGGAGAAAAGCGACCCATCAATAGGAGCTACGTCAACTGTCTCATTTAATATTGGCAAGAGTGGTCACAGTGAGGGTTTGAGTTCCTTTGGTTCGGGAACACGTAGtagtttctcattttctcctggAAATTCAGGTTTGTTTGGAAAAGATGCAAACCAGGCAAAATCTGTCACTGTGGTATCCACCAATGCATCAGAAGCTCAGACAGAAAGTGGGAACAGTGAGGATAAAG gtggagaagaggaggaggaagagccaCCAAAAGTCAttgttaatgaaataaaagaagatgaCGCTTTCTACTCAAAGAA GTGTAAACTGTTCTACAAAAAGGAtaatgaatttaaagaaaaaggtgtAGGAACATTACACTTAAAACcagcaggaaatgaaaaaactCAACTCCTAGTCCGAGCAGATACCAATTTAG GAAACATACTGTTGAACGTTCTAATTCCACCCAAGATGCCATGTACAAGAACCGGAAAAAACAACGTTCTTATAGTTTGCGTTCCTAATCCACCCATCGATGAGAATAACCCAACTGTTCCTGTCCCTATGTTAATAAGGGTGAAAACAAGTGAGGATGCAGATGAATTGCACAAAATCTTACTCGAGAAGAAGGCGGCTTAA